In Bombina bombina isolate aBomBom1 chromosome 6, aBomBom1.pri, whole genome shotgun sequence, a single genomic region encodes these proteins:
- the LOC128663800 gene encoding uncharacterized protein LOC128663800, which yields MKTQSHKKILVILHGQKSRVVFLSVAFPCFVHAASFPPGASRTACLRRAFWIWVDKSFFGLQEWHLEAFNETGYPVVIDESVSAQCGYTIGHDIYGNVEIRISFLGCWVNNVADQRFALMVTFQVGDPAGEIVSYPVSVACRLDNPWNLREIICEENYMEVSVRRIVPWISDELLLGDLQMGWPVTQDVTWQVEIQLVDRTMLTISALEAFNKGYGLNATATRVVFRAPYNQSEARIITISGYHTEVILARMVYTQPLIILIVDTSTACPKDPPVFTTSSLSWMTPAVLFPLVADPLSFKDRGILMGVDGILTSSSVISQNGYTFQRNATSIQVSIPYGAPGGFTESDIVDNTYGSRYTINLMLQREWRGVTADITRHTAVKRIVTPFRPLSLMFLDNTLRKNRFLDVSLGNFFSDVDLKSFVIHNVPLTLDQAKRRGFQVIKVPNTNGTSKFVLQVPFDDPLVEQEYLYDNKRQYTLYVTYVLTLLTKNKDFTYTDVVKCDSDDVVLPRYNGFCTNNSLGIDMTRGNLDIFWIPYIRNIPLTDTLAKSQNYIVYERNSIFHLEIPLFAAGLIYEDVTLSSISVRLNFTLQDNKTLGVNSNFSVACSFPTSRLLICLPNGIMKAIVVGSNTNPKFDPRKTHLRDPTCTPEKADVDRALFSFSVSTCGTSRQFSGDYLVYENEITYEREFLPPVQAVISRDSSFRLTLRCRFPIKDIIWLHGKYNGTNYYQNKGLVQVLESGGTRVHRKRARNTQAVELKVAKDETFSSFYTSEEFPVTIPRTQRLSFQADVPNWQLMFHPVLKECWATSTPVMEKSPQWDLIVDGCAKTGKNYSTNIPLVQDDNIPRFQVTFEGDVGKQLYIHCRLFLCNPVKEPDMCRQMCEQSKHGMGRRSVPMDRSFEVLTVGPIQIVAQEKSVQYQHIDERWHAWTWILSLGLAVIAALTVGSVILAVRLFIL from the exons ATGAAAACCCAGTCTCACAAAAAGATCTTAGTCATTCTTCATGGACAAAAAAGCAG GGTTGTGTTTCTCTCTGTGGCTTTCCCCTGTTTTGTGCATGCAGCATCTTTTCCTCCGG GTGCATCTAGGACAGCTTGTCTAAGGCGTGCCTTCTGGATCTGGGTTGACAAATCTTTCTTTGGATTACAAGAATGGCACCTGGAAGCATTTA ATGAAACGGGGTACCCAGTTGTTATTGATGAAAGTGTTTCTGCGCAGTGTGGATATACAATTGGTCACGACATTTATGGCAATGTGGAAATAAGAATATCATTCCTGGGGTGCTGGGTTAATAATGTG GCTGACCAACGTTTTGCGCTAATGGTCACATTTCAGGTAGGTGATCCAGCTGGAGAAATAGTTTCCTACCCAGTGTCAGTGGCCTGTCGTCTTGACAACCCATGGAATTTGAGAGAAATAATCTGTGAGGAGAATTATATGGAG GTATCGGTAAGAAGAATTGTTCCCTGGATTTCTGATGAGCTTCTTTTAGGAGATCTTCAAATGGGATGGCCTGTG ACACAGGATGTAACTTGGCAAGTTGAAATACAACTTGTGGACAGGACCATGCTTACTATATCTGCTCTAGAAGCATTTAATAAAGGTTATGGACTTAATGCTACAGCAACCAGGGTGGTCTTTAGAGCTCCATACAACCAATCAGAGGCTCGGATTATAACG ATCTCAGGATACCATACTGAAGTGATCCTTGCAAGGATGGTATATACACAGCCCTTGATCATTTTAATTGTTGATACATCAACTGCCTGCCCTAAAG ATCCCCCAGTGTTCACAACATCCTCATTGTCTTGGATGACCCCTGCTGTCCTTTTCCCCCTTGTGGCTGACCCATTGAGCTTTAAGGACAGGGGTATACTCATGGGTGTGGACGGAATCCTGACAAGCTCCAGTGTTATTAGTCAGAATGGATATACTTTCCAGCGGAATGCTACCAGCATTCAAGTTTCTATTCCCTATGGGGCACCTGGTGGTTTTACAGAG agtgATATTGTGGACAACACATATGGAAGCAGATACACAATCAATCTTATGCTACAGCGTGAATGGAGAGGGGTAACTGCTGATATCACAAGACATACAGCTGTCAAACGTATAGTCACTCCTTTCAGACCTCTAAGTCTTATGTTCCTGGACA atactcTAAGAAAAAACAGGTTCTTAGACGTGTCCCTTGGCAACTTCTTCTCAGATGTAGATCTAAAGTCTTTTGTTATCCATAACGTACCCTTAACACTGGATCAAGCAAAAAGGAGAGGATTCCAGGTGATCAAGGTACCAAACACAAATGGTACCAGTAAATTTGTTCTTCAGGTTCCCTTTGATGATCCACTTGTGGAACAGGAG TATCTTTATGACAATAAAAGACAATACACCCTCTATGTGACTTACGTGCTCACTCTACTAACAAAGAACAAAGATTTCACCTATACAGATGTGGTTAAGTGTGATTCTGATGATGTTG TTCTCCCTCGGTATAATGGTTTCTGCACCAATAACAGCCTTGGCATTGACATGACTCGTGGTAATTTGGATATCTTCTGGATCCCATACAtcaggaatatccctttaactgatactCTGGCTAAATCTCAGAACTATATAGTGTATGAAAGAAATTCAATCTTCCATCTTGAAATTCCATTGTTTGCTGCTGGCCTGATCTATGAG GATGTCACACTGAGCAGTATTTCTGTTCGACTAAATTTTACACTACAGGATAACAAGACACTGGGTGTAAACAGTAACTTCTCAGTTGCATGCAGCTTCCCCACATCCAGATTATTGA ttTGTCTTCCCAATGGCATTATGAAAGCCATTGTAGTTGGTTCAAACACAAACCCAAAATTTGATCCAAGAAAAACACACCTGAGGGACCCAACCTGCACTCCAGAAAAAGCTGATGTGGACCGTGCTCTGTTTTCATTCTCAGTCTCCACTTGTGGAACAAGCAGACAG TTTAGCGGAGACTACCTGGTGTATGAGAATGAAATTACGTATGAGCGTGAATTCCTTCCTCCAGTCCAAGCAGTTATTTCTCGAGACTCTTCATTCAG GTTAACACTACGCTGTAGGTTCCCTATCAAAGATATTATTTGGCTCCATGGCAAATATAACGGTACTAATTATTACCAAAATAAGGGGCTCGTGCAAGTTTTAGAAAGCGGTGGCACAAGAG TTCATCGTAAACGAGCCAGAAATACTCAGGCTGTAGAGCTGAAGGTTGCTAAGG ATGAAACTTTCTCTTCCTTCTACACATCTGAGGAGTTCCCTGTGACTATCCCAAGGACACAACGTCTTAGTTTCCAAGCTGATGTTCCAAATTGGCAGCTGATGTTCCACCCTGTGTTAAAGGAATGCTGGGCTACATCCACTCCTGTAATGGAGAAGTCTCCACAGTGGGATTTAATCGTTGATGG GTGTGCCAAAACTGGTAAGAACTACTCCACTAACATACCATTGGTACAAGACGACAATATTCCAAGATTTCAAGTGACTTTTGAAGGTGATGTTGGCAAACAG TTGTACATCCATTGTAGACTGTTCCTGTGTAACCCTGTTAAAGAACCAGACATGTGCCGTCAAATGTGTGAGCAATCAAAGCATGGAATGG GGAGGAGATCTGTGCCCATGGATCGGTCATTTGAGGTTTTGACAGTAGGCCCCATCCAGATTGTAGCTCAAGAGAAAAGTGTCCAGTACCAGCATATTG atgAGAGATGGCATGCATGGACCTGGATTCTTTCACTTGGACTTGCTGTAATTGCAGCTTTAACTGTTGGTTCAGTCATCCTTGCTGTTCGTctgtttattctttaa